TGACACTTTCCTGCTGGGTCTTTTACCTCGTCTGGAAGATTGAACGAGTTCTCGCTGCAATGACGGGATGGTGGGGACTGCCACGATTTCCTTACGCTGAAGAGCAACAATTTGGCGCTTACGCTTGTTGGGCACTGTTGGCGTTGTTGCCGAAGTTGAAAGAAGGTGCGCAATCGTTAAAGCAGACATGGGCGCAAGTTAAAGCACGGGCGAGTGCCAGAACGAGTGGCGAAATGAAAAGGCAAGATCTGATGGGAAAGCGAGTGAACGAAAGTGAGTGCGCAAAAGTAAGTGACCATACCGCAACCTTGATCAACAGGTCACTAACCCATAGTCCTCAAACGAAGTGGGCACTCGGTTTCTTCATGTGCTTTCTCGTCTTGACACTGCTATGTGTGTGGCAAGGGATGAGTTGGTGGCTGGCAGTTTTGTTTTTTGCGGGTTATTTCTTAGTTGCTGTGGGCATCACTCGCATTCGCGCTCAATTGGGTTCACCTGTGCACGATTTGCACTTTGCAGGACCTGACCGAATGCTGCTTTTCGTTTTGGGCAGCAAAAACCTGTCAATTCGCGACCTTTGCTTCTTGACAATTTTTGGCGGCTTCAACCGCGCCTACCGAGGTCACCCAATGCCACACATGTTGGAAGGCATGTGGCTGGAAAGGCAGTTACGAAACATGGAGCAAAGAGCACCAAATTCGGAGAAGAGTGAACCGAAAGTTGCCACAAGGGCAAGCGTGCTCGGTTGGTTGCTCGGTTACGGATTTGGTGTTTGGGCGCTGTTGAGGGCGTCCTTTCAATTTGGTGGGCGACCTTGGTATGGGATGGAAGTTTTTCGGCAACTGGACACTTACCGCTTTTCACCGACAAATTTTGGTTGGGCATCGCTTTTTGCCATCCTCTGGGGCGGTGCTCAAACGGTGTTTCTGTCAACTTTGCACAACCGTTTCAACTTCCCGCTCCACCCCGCAGGTTTTGTCGTCTCAGGGAGTTGGAGCATGAACCTGTTTTGGGTCTCGCTATCGGTGGCATGGCTGTTGAAGGCATCCATCATCCGTTGGGGCGGGTTAGCGATGCATCGGCGAGCGACGCCCTTTTTCATCGGCTTGGTCATCGGCGATTACCTGGTAGGCAGCATTTGGTCGCTGTGGGGTTGCTGGCAAAAACGCCCTGCCTACAACTTTTTGCCGTAGCTTTTTGCCGTAGCGAACGGAGCCCCCTGACCGCTGCTTTTACACGGAAACCAATTCGCCGTCCTGACTCTCCAGATCAATGCGCCAAAGGTGTTCGGGCACCATGCCGTGCTGTTTTTGAAATTCATCTAAGGACTCACGGCTTGGGGCGTTGAAGAGGCAGACCAAGACCCCCGCCACGATGCCGGCGTAGGCTTTTTCACACCGCACTTCGCCCGGTTGCATTAGCGTCGCCACCAATTCCTGCAACTGCCGACGCGTCAAACACGCTGTCGCGTAAACTGCCAAATACTTAGGCATGTTCCCTTACCCCTTTGCGGTCGGTGAGTGAAGGTCGGTTTCATCAGCAAAAATATAACGCCTGTATCGGAATGGCGCTTTTCATCGCAACGGTTAACGCTGGCGGACGGCTTGGATGAGCATGCGGGGATGGTGTAAGCGCAAATCTGCCCCGAGAAATGTCCCGAAGGCGTTGGTCAGTTGAAACCCGTTGGCGCTCAGCAACGACGCAAACTCCGTCGGCGTGTAAACGCGGTAGGTGAAGGCAAACTGCCATGGAGATTGATCAGGGCGATGCACCGTCCACTCTTCTAGCACGCGCCCCGTCAGCGCGTCCCATTCGCGCGTGATGAAGCAAATAGCGTCGTCGGTTAAGCGCTCCCAATCGCGTTCCTGCCAGTGACGCACGATGCCGTCCCGATGGGGCAACTCGGCGACAAGCCGACCCTCAGGTTTGAGGATGCGGGACAACTCTGCGAGCAATTGCGCGTCTTCGCGTTCGTTCCCTGTCAGTCCGAAACGGTTGCCCAAAATCATCGCGGCGTCAAAAGTCGCATCGTCAAAAGGCAGGGTCGTGATGGGGCTGACGCTGAAGTAGGCGGTGACGCCAGCCTTTTCGTTGTGGGCGCGGGCGACGCGCACCAAGTCTAAGCAAGGGTCGACGCCGACGACTTGGTAGCCCCACATCGCCAACTCATGGGCGTGCCAACCTGCCCCGCAAAAGGGCATGAGCACCGATGCCCCGACGGGTAAATACAGCAACCGTCGCGCAAACTCAATTTGTTCGGCGGCTTCGCTTTCATCCGCAACCCAATGGTAGCCGTGAGCGAAAAGGTCATGCCGGCCTGACACAGATGCCATGTCGTTCGCTCCCTTCGTTTAGCGCAAGCCATAGAGGCGCAACGCCAACTCAGTGACTTCGCGGGGATAGAGCAACACGATGCCCGCAGCGACCGCCAACGCGGGTCCAAACGGCATGTAACCCGTTAGCCCTCGTCGTTGGACAATTCCCATCGCGACGCCCAAGAGTGCACCGATGAAGACACTGAGCAAAAAGAAGGGCAGCAAAGTCCAAGTGAGCCCTAAATGCGTCCCGACGGCGGCTGCAATTTTGACATCGCCAAAGCCCATTGCTTCGCGCCGAAAC
This genomic interval from bacterium HR17 contains the following:
- the ubiE_1 gene encoding Ubiquinone/menaquinone biosynthesis C-methyltransferase UbiE, whose amino-acid sequence is MASVSGRHDLFAHGYHWVADESEAAEQIEFARRLLYLPVGASVLMPFCGAGWHAHELAMWGYQVVGVDPCLDLVRVARAHNEKAGVTAYFSVSPITTLPFDDATFDAAMILGNRFGLTGNEREDAQLLAELSRILKPEGRLVAELPHRDGIVRHWQERDWERLTDDAICFITREWDALTGRVLEEWTVHRPDQSPWQFAFTYRVYTPTEFASLLSANGFQLTNAFGTFLGADLRLHHPRMLIQAVRQR